A genomic region of Platichthys flesus chromosome 4, fPlaFle2.1, whole genome shotgun sequence contains the following coding sequences:
- the sgcg gene encoding gamma-sarcoglycan, protein MVREQYVTTTQGSSVPRPLTDHVYKIGIYGWRKRCLYLFVLLLLIILVVNFALTIWILRVMWFNTEGMGNLQVHSDGVKLEEGESEFPFPVYAQEIHSREGSPLVAHSSENVSLNARNENGDVTGRISLGPKQAQGHIRNLLISANNGNMLFSADGDQAVIGPDKLRVTGPEGALFQHSVETPQLRSELLKDLRLESPTRSLSFDAPKGVHFKALAGNIEASSNMDVILQSSDGLLVLDAETVRMPSLPLSEGGVSGNIQNLFEVCVCPSGKLFLSKAEVISTCSENQEC, encoded by the exons ATGGTGCGGGAGCAGTATGTCACTACGACCCAGGGAAGCAGCGTGCCAAGGCCGCTGACAGACCATGTCTACAAGATCGGCATCTATGGCTGGAGGAAGCGCTGCCTCTACCTGTttgtcctgctgctcctcatcatccttGTGGTCAATTTTGCTCTGACCATCTGGATCCTCAGGGTGATGTGGTTCAACACG GAAGGGATGGGAAACCTACAAGTTCACTCAGATGGGGTCAAGCTGGAGGAGGGCGAGTCTGAGTTTCCTTTTCCAGTCTACGCTCAGGAGATCCACTCCAGAGAA gGCTCTCCACTTGTAGCGCACTCATCTGAAAATGTGTCCCTTAATGCCCGTAATGAAAATGGTGATGTCACAGGAAGGATATCATTGG GTCCAAAACAGGCTCAGGGACACATTCGAAATCTACTCATTAGCGCCAACAATGGCAACATGCTGTTTAGTGCAGATGGCGACCAGGCTGTGATTGGACCAGACAAACTACGGGTCACAG gacctgagggAGCACTGTTCCAGCACTCAGTGGAGACGCCCCAGCTGAGGTCGGAGCTCCTTAAAGACCTGAG GTTGGAGTCTCCCACTCGCTCTCTCAGTTTCGACGCACCTAAAGGAGTTCACTTCAAAGCTCTGGCCGGCAACATTGAAGCCTCTTCCAACATGGATGTTATTCTGCAGTCTAGTGATGGACTG CTGGTGCTGGATGCTGAGACGGTGCGCATGCCGAGCCTACCCCTGAGCGAGGGAGGGGTTTCTGGAAACATTCAGAATCTCTTCGAGGTCTGCGTCTGTCCCAGCGGCAAGCTTTTCCTGTCCAAGGCTGAGGTCATTTCCACATGCAGTGAGAATCAGGAGTGCTAG
- the rps25 gene encoding small ribosomal subunit protein eS25, with the protein MPPKQDKKKDAGKSKKDKDPVNKSGGKAKKKKWSKGKVRDKLNNLVLFDKATYEKLYKEVPNYKLITPAVVSERLKVRGSLARNALQELLAKGMIKLVSKHRAQLIYTRNTKGAEEEAAAEKAAEKA; encoded by the exons ATG CCTCCCAAACAAGATAAGAAGAAGGACGCTGGGAAGTCCAAGAAGGACAAGGACCCAGTCAACAAGTCTGGAGGCAAGGCCAAGAAGAAG AAGTGGTCCAAGGGAAAGGTGAGGGACAAGCTCAACAACCTTGTGCTCTTCGACAAGGCCACCTATGAGAAGTTGTATAAAGAAGTGCCCAACTACAAGCTCATCACCCCTGCTGTCGTGTCTGAGAGGCTGAAGGTCCGCGGCTCTCTGGCCAGGAATGCTCTCCAGGAACTGCTTGCCAAAG GCATGATCAAACTGGTGTCCAAACACAGAGCGCAGCTGATTTACACACGTAACACCAAGGGGgcagaagaggaggcagcagcagagaaagcagCAGAGAAGGCATAA
- the trappc4 gene encoding trafficking protein particle complex subunit 4: MVIFSVYLVNKAGGLIYQYDNYVPRAEAEKTFSFPLDLVLKHHDEKVVVSFGQRDGIRVGHAVLSINGADVIGKNTAEGKDILEYLKDASNYPVSIRFGRARLSSNEKLMLASMFHSLFAIGSQLSPDAGSSGIEMLETDVFKLHCFQTLTGIKFIVLADPRQSGIDALLRKIYEIYSDFALKNPFYSLEMPIRCELFDQNLKSALEIAEKAGNFGAGS; encoded by the exons ATGGTGATCTTCAGTGTCTATTTGGTGAACAAGGCTGGAGGTTTAATTTACCAATACGACAACTATGTCCCGAGGGCGGAAGCGGAGAAGACATTCAGCTTCCCGTTAGACCTGGTGCTCAAACACCACGATGAAAAAGTAGTCGTTTCGTTCGGACAACGGGACGGAATCAGAG TGGGACATGCAGTGCTCTCCATCAATGGAGCTGATGTGATTGGAAAGAACACAGCAGAAGGAAAGGACATCCTTGAGTACTTGAAAGACGCCTCAAACTATCCTGTGTCTATTCGATTTGGACGTGCACGCCTGAGCTCCAACGAGAAGCTGATGCTGGCATCCATGTTTCACTC GTTGTTTGCTATAGGCTCACAGCTGTCTCCAGATGCTGGCAGCTCGGGGATCGAGATGCTAGAAACAGACGTCTTCAAACTCCACTGCTTCCAGACTCTCACAG GGATAAAGTTCATTGTGCTGGCTGACCCTCGACAATCCGGCATTGATGCACTGTTGAGGAAGATTTATGAAATCTATTCCGATTTTGCCCTCAAGAACCCGTTCTACTCTCTGGAAATGCCTATCAG GTGTGAACTCTTTGATCAGAATCTGAAGAGCGCGCTGGAGATCGCAGAGAAAGCCGGCAACTTTGGAGCTGGATCCTGA
- the slc37a4a gene encoding glucose-6-phosphate exchanger SLC37A4a isoform X1, translated as MATASYGYYRLTIFLAMFVGYTLYYFNRKTFSFVMPSLMQEIQMDKDDLGMITSSQSLAYAISKFISGVLSDQISARWLFSIGLFMVGGINVLFSWSSTVAVFSALWFLNGLGQGLGWPPCGRVLRKWFEPSQFGTWWAILSCSMNLAGSLGPIIATVLAQTHSWRAILFVSGMTCVAFSFFCLLVIKNEPKDVGLPNVEAAARKSRGGSSSDESTLSEFLLSPYLWLLSVSYLVVFGVKTACTDWGQLFLIQDKDQSTLMGSSYMSALEVGGLFGSLAAGYLSDKAVAKQGRRIYGNPRHFILNCMMAGMFVSMYLFRVTVTADSSKVWILCLGAAFGFSSYGPIALFGVIANESAPSNYCGTSHAIVALMANIGGFLSGLPFSTIAKHHGWEMAFWVAEIVCGVTAVGFFLLRNIRTKMGNMSKKAD; from the exons ATGGCTACAGCGAGCTATGGATACTACAGACTAACTATATTTCTGGCCATGTTTGTCGGCTACACACTCTACTACTTCAACAGAAAGACTTTCTCCTTTGTGATGCCGTCTCTGATGCAAGAGATTCAGATGGACAAGGATGACCTGG GCATGATCACCAGCAGTCAGTCGTTGGCCTACGCTATCAGTAAGTTCATCAGCGGTGTTCTCTCTGACCAGATCAGCGCCCGCTGGCTCTTCTCAATTGGCCTGTTCATGGTGGGAGGCATCAACGTTTTGTTCTCCTGGTCGTCCACTGTTGCTGTCTTCTCTGCCCTGTGGTTTCTTAACGGACTCGGTCAGGGCCTCGGTTGGCCTCCCTGTGGCCGAGTGCTGCGCAAG TGGTTCGAGCCCTCTCAATTTGGGACGTGGTGGGCCATTCTCTCCTGCAGCATGAATCTGGCTGGCAGCCTAGGACCCATTATTGCCACAGTGCTGGCACAGACGCACAGCTGGAGGGCGATACTGTTCGTCTCTGGGATGACTTGTGTggccttctccttcttctgccTGTTGGTCATCAAGAATGAGCCCAAGGATGTGGGGCTCCCCAATGTCGAGGCGGCAGCcaggaagagcagaggag gATCCTCGAGTGATGAGAGCACCCTTTCTGAGTTCCTGCTGTCTCCGTACCTGTGGCTGCTGTCGGTGTCGTACCTGGTGGTGTTCGGGGTGAAGACGGCCTGCACCGACTGGGGCCAGTTGTTTCTAATCCAGGACAAGGACCAGTCTACACTCATGG GAAGCTCATACATGAGTGCCCTGGAAGTCGGAGGTCTGTTTGGAAGTCTCGCCGCAGGTTACCTCTCTGACAAGGCTGTGGCCAAA CAAGGCAGGAGAATCTATGGCAATCCTCGCCACTTCATCCTGAACTGCATGATGGCAGGAATGTTTGTGTCCATGTACCTGTTCAGAGTCACAGTCACTGCCGACAGCTCAAAG GTGTGGATACTCTGCTTGGGTGCTGCTTTCGGTTTCTCCTCCTACGGACCAATAGCATTGTTTGGAGTTATAGCCAATGAGAGCGCCCCATCCAACTACTGTGGGACATCACATGCCATTGTCGCCTTGATGGCCAACA TTGGTGGCTTCCTGTCCGGACTTCCATTCAGCACAATCGCCAAGCACCACGGCTGGGAAATGGCCTTCTGGGTAGCAGAGATCGTCTGTGGTGTCACCGCTGTCGGATTCTTCCTGCTGCGCAACATCCGGACCAAGATGGGAAACATGTCCAAGAAGGCTGATTAA
- the slc37a4a gene encoding glucose-6-phosphate exchanger SLC37A4a isoform X2, which produces MATASYGYYRLTIFLAMFVGYTLYYFNRKTFSFVMPSLMQEIQMDKDDLGMITSSQSLAYAISKFISGVLSDQISARWLFSIGLFMVGGINVLFSWSSTVAVFSALWFLNGLGQGLGWPPCGRVLRKWFEPSQFGTWWAILSCSMNLAGSLGPIIATVLAQTHSWRAILFVSGMTCVAFSFFCLLVIKNEPKDVGLPNVEAAARKSRGGSSSDESTLSEFLLSPYLWLLSVSYLVVFGVKTACTDWGQLFLIQDKDQSTLMGSSYMSALEVGGLFGSLAAGYLSDKAVAKQGRRIYGNPRHFILNCMMAGMFVSMYLFRVTVTADSSKVWILCLGAAFGFSSYGPIALFGVIANESAPSNYCGTSHAIVALMANRLSILPKDTEMGQNVDQTADLPVGGRPL; this is translated from the exons ATGGCTACAGCGAGCTATGGATACTACAGACTAACTATATTTCTGGCCATGTTTGTCGGCTACACACTCTACTACTTCAACAGAAAGACTTTCTCCTTTGTGATGCCGTCTCTGATGCAAGAGATTCAGATGGACAAGGATGACCTGG GCATGATCACCAGCAGTCAGTCGTTGGCCTACGCTATCAGTAAGTTCATCAGCGGTGTTCTCTCTGACCAGATCAGCGCCCGCTGGCTCTTCTCAATTGGCCTGTTCATGGTGGGAGGCATCAACGTTTTGTTCTCCTGGTCGTCCACTGTTGCTGTCTTCTCTGCCCTGTGGTTTCTTAACGGACTCGGTCAGGGCCTCGGTTGGCCTCCCTGTGGCCGAGTGCTGCGCAAG TGGTTCGAGCCCTCTCAATTTGGGACGTGGTGGGCCATTCTCTCCTGCAGCATGAATCTGGCTGGCAGCCTAGGACCCATTATTGCCACAGTGCTGGCACAGACGCACAGCTGGAGGGCGATACTGTTCGTCTCTGGGATGACTTGTGTggccttctccttcttctgccTGTTGGTCATCAAGAATGAGCCCAAGGATGTGGGGCTCCCCAATGTCGAGGCGGCAGCcaggaagagcagaggag gATCCTCGAGTGATGAGAGCACCCTTTCTGAGTTCCTGCTGTCTCCGTACCTGTGGCTGCTGTCGGTGTCGTACCTGGTGGTGTTCGGGGTGAAGACGGCCTGCACCGACTGGGGCCAGTTGTTTCTAATCCAGGACAAGGACCAGTCTACACTCATGG GAAGCTCATACATGAGTGCCCTGGAAGTCGGAGGTCTGTTTGGAAGTCTCGCCGCAGGTTACCTCTCTGACAAGGCTGTGGCCAAA CAAGGCAGGAGAATCTATGGCAATCCTCGCCACTTCATCCTGAACTGCATGATGGCAGGAATGTTTGTGTCCATGTACCTGTTCAGAGTCACAGTCACTGCCGACAGCTCAAAG GTGTGGATACTCTGCTTGGGTGCTGCTTTCGGTTTCTCCTCCTACGGACCAATAGCATTGTTTGGAGTTATAGCCAATGAGAGCGCCCCATCCAACTACTGTGGGACATCACATGCCATTGTCGCCTTGATGGCCAACA GGTtaagcatcttgcccaaggacacggAGATGGGTCAGAATgtggatcaaactgccgaccttccggttggaggacgaccactataa